A stretch of Aerococcaceae bacterium zg-252 DNA encodes these proteins:
- the plsX gene encoding phosphate acyltransferase PlsX, producing MFKIAVDAMGGDHAPKSIVEGVNMAVKQFSNIEIVLVGDETKITPYLELSERITIVHTTEKVESDDEPVSAVRRKKQSSMVLAAQMVKDNEADVLLSAGNTGALLASGLLVIGRIKGVDRPGLMPILPTMNEKAPQFILMDAGANADCRPKNLHQFAILANFYAKAVLGISQPRVGLINNGTEASKGNELAKASYALLNEEPSIHFIGNVEAKELLQGVCDIAVTDGFTGNAILKSLEGTSKTLFSAIKHKLLSSGIKGKLGALLIKDALLSLRDQYDDSKQGGAILLGVNAPVIKAHGSSNEEAIFHAIRQAKNIMEAKVVDQLVEYFANN from the coding sequence ATGTTTAAAATTGCAGTTGACGCAATGGGTGGAGATCATGCACCAAAATCAATTGTCGAAGGTGTCAATATGGCTGTAAAACAATTTTCAAATATTGAAATTGTTTTAGTTGGTGATGAAACAAAAATTACCCCATATTTAGAACTTAGTGAACGAATTACTATTGTTCATACAACCGAAAAAGTCGAAAGTGATGATGAACCTGTTTCAGCAGTGCGACGAAAAAAACAATCATCAATGGTATTAGCTGCACAAATGGTTAAAGATAATGAGGCAGATGTATTGTTATCAGCAGGAAATACTGGGGCACTGTTAGCGAGTGGATTATTAGTCATTGGTCGTATTAAAGGAGTAGACCGTCCAGGCTTAATGCCTATTTTACCGACAATGAATGAGAAAGCTCCACAATTTATTTTAATGGATGCTGGAGCTAATGCTGATTGCAGGCCTAAAAATTTACACCAATTTGCGATTTTAGCTAATTTTTATGCGAAAGCAGTATTGGGTATCTCGCAGCCACGTGTCGGATTAATTAATAATGGAACTGAAGCAAGTAAAGGGAATGAGTTAGCAAAAGCGAGTTACGCTCTATTGAACGAAGAACCGTCCATTCATTTTATTGGTAATGTTGAAGCAAAAGAATTATTACAAGGTGTTTGTGATATTGCCGTAACGGACGGATTTACTGGTAATGCGATTTTAAAATCATTAGAGGGAACATCAAAGACATTGTTTAGTGCGATTAAACATAAATTACTTTCTTCCGGTATAAAAGGTAAATTAGGTGCTCTATTAATTAAAGATGCATTGCTTTCATTGCGTGACCAGTATGATGATTCTAAACAAGGGGGAGCTATTTTATTAGGTGTAAATGCTCCGGTAATTAAGGCACATGGTTCATCAAATGAAGAGGCGATTTTCCATGCGATTCGACAAGCAAAAAATATTATGGAAGCAAAAGTAGTGGATCAGTTAGTTGAATATTTCGCTAATAATTAA
- the acpP gene encoding acyl carrier protein, with amino-acid sequence MSETETVFSIVKNMIVDRFNVNEETVTPTMTFDDLGADSLDVVELVMEIENHFDVTFDDEKIEQLTNIGDAVQYIETLKEA; translated from the coding sequence ATGAGTGAAACAGAAACAGTGTTTTCAATTGTGAAAAACATGATTGTAGACCGTTTTAATGTGAATGAAGAGACTGTCACTCCAACAATGACATTTGATGATTTAGGTGCTGACTCATTGGATGTTGTTGAGTTAGTAATGGAAATTGAAAATCATTTTGACGTGACATTCGATGATGAAAAAATTGAGCAATTAACAAATATTGGGGATGCCGTTCAATATATTGAAACGTTAAAAGAGGCTTAA
- a CDS encoding ABC transporter ATP-binding protein produces MNNPELLLDIKDLHIGFRIKDSYYDAVDGVSLQLFKNEKLAIVGESGCGKSTLATAIMGLHNPRVTKITGEINYKGNNLVDYDETQFNTVRGKEIGMIFQDPLASLNPLMTIEAQIDEALVYHTKLNAQQRHERVLELLDQVGIANPQRTAKQYPHELSGGMRQRVVIAIALACKPPIIIADEPTTALDVTIQAQILDLLNEIQEETESGIILITHDLGVVAETADRVAVMYAGQIVEIATVHELFNNPKHPYTRSLLRSIPQTNDQLENGSGDLHVIQGIVPPLPKLPRKGCRFAPRIPWIDASIHEEHPVLHEVSPSHWVRCTCHEHFHFEEEGQ; encoded by the coding sequence ATGAATAATCCAGAATTGTTACTAGATATCAAAGACTTACATATTGGGTTTCGTATCAAAGATAGTTACTATGATGCAGTAGACGGTGTAAGTTTACAATTATTTAAAAATGAAAAATTAGCAATCGTGGGTGAATCCGGTTGTGGTAAGAGTACCTTAGCAACCGCTATTATGGGTTTGCATAATCCACGTGTGACGAAAATTACTGGTGAAATTAACTATAAAGGTAATAACTTAGTTGATTATGATGAGACACAATTTAATACAGTTCGTGGTAAAGAGATTGGGATGATTTTCCAAGACCCATTGGCTTCATTGAATCCTTTGATGACAATTGAAGCACAAATAGACGAAGCACTTGTTTATCATACTAAATTAAATGCGCAACAACGTCATGAACGTGTATTAGAATTGTTGGACCAAGTAGGAATTGCGAATCCTCAGCGTACAGCAAAACAATATCCACATGAATTATCTGGTGGTATGCGTCAGCGTGTGGTGATTGCGATTGCTTTAGCATGTAAACCGCCAATTATTATTGCAGATGAACCAACAACAGCGTTGGATGTAACGATTCAAGCTCAAATTTTAGACTTATTAAACGAAATTCAAGAGGAAACAGAATCAGGAATTATCTTGATCACACATGATTTAGGGGTTGTAGCTGAAACAGCTGACCGTGTGGCAGTAATGTATGCTGGACAAATTGTTGAAATTGCGACTGTACATGAATTATTCAATAATCCAAAACATCCATATACACGTTCATTATTACGTTCAATTCCACAAACAAATGACCAATTAGAAAATGGTTCAGGCGATTTACATGTTATTCAAGGTATTGTACCACCATTACCGAAATTGCCACGTAAAGGGTGCCGTTTTGCACCACGTATTCCATGGATTGATGCGTCGATACATGAGGAGCATCCTGTATTACATGAAGTATCACCTAGCCATTGGGTACGTTGTACATGCCATGAGCATTTCCATTTTGAAGAGGAGGGACAATAA
- a CDS encoding ABC transporter ATP-binding protein — protein sequence MSEFMRVSGLKVHYPIRSGFFNRITDYVYAVDGVDLAIEEGKTYGLVGESGSGKSTIGKAIIGLEKMTDGQIIYEGKNITSEARQRRSNYRRNVQMIFQDALSSFNPKKRISMILSEPLRNFENMTPDEERRKMIELLNIVGLSEDALNKYPHEFSGGQRQRIGVARAVALNPKLVIADEPVSALDLSVQAQVLNFMKRIQEEYNTSFLFISHDLGVVKHMCDEIAIMYRGRFTEYGLRSDIYNDPQHIYTRRLLSAIPQTDPNVREQNKLNRLRVEKEYQTNASKYYTETGKVYDLKNLTPTHKVALRDLNEQGGVK from the coding sequence ATGTCAGAATTTATGAGAGTTTCCGGCTTAAAAGTCCATTATCCGATTCGCAGTGGATTTTTTAACCGTATAACAGATTATGTATATGCAGTAGACGGTGTTGATTTAGCGATTGAAGAAGGGAAAACCTATGGTTTAGTAGGGGAGTCTGGATCAGGTAAATCAACTATCGGTAAAGCGATTATTGGTTTAGAGAAAATGACAGACGGACAAATTATTTACGAAGGTAAAAATATCACGTCTGAAGCTCGTCAACGTCGTTCGAATTATCGCCGTAATGTACAGATGATTTTCCAAGATGCGTTATCAAGTTTTAACCCTAAAAAACGTATTTCAATGATTTTATCAGAACCTTTACGCAACTTCGAAAATATGACACCAGATGAAGAACGCCGTAAAATGATTGAATTATTAAACATTGTAGGGCTTTCTGAAGATGCGTTAAATAAATATCCACATGAATTTTCAGGTGGACAACGTCAACGTATTGGGGTTGCTCGTGCAGTGGCATTGAATCCAAAACTAGTGATTGCAGATGAGCCTGTTTCAGCATTGGATTTATCTGTGCAAGCACAAGTATTGAACTTCATGAAACGTATTCAAGAAGAGTACAACACGAGTTTCTTATTCATTTCGCATGACTTAGGTGTTGTTAAACATATGTGTGATGAAATTGCTATTATGTATCGTGGACGTTTTACAGAGTATGGTTTACGTTCAGATATTTACAATGACCCACAACATATTTATACACGTCGTTTATTATCAGCTATTCCACAAACGGATCCGAATGTTCGTGAACAAAATAAATTAAATCGTTTGCGTGTAGAGAAGGAATATCAAACAAATGCATCGAAATATTATACAGAAACTGGAAAAGTGTATGATTTGAAAAACTTAACGCCAACGCATAAAGTTGCGTTACGTGATTTGAACGAGCAAGGGGGCGTGAAATAA
- a CDS encoding ABC transporter permease, producing the protein MWKTILRRVILMIPQLFILTILVFALSALMPGDALTGLIDPSITAAQQEAMRESLGLNRPWHERYIDWMKGIMVGDFGRSFQHKQPVTAIIAQRVWPTIWLSLFTVIVTYLIALPLGLISGRYQDTWMDRTINLYNFISYSMPSFVLGLLMLWIFGYTLNWFPTRGTVDSNVTLGTIEEVFSRLKHVVLPGTTLALISTTGTIQYLRTGIIDAKSQDYVRTARAKGVPESVVYRRHIFRNSLLPIAAFLGYTITGLVSGAVITERIFSYQGMGQLFINSITGRDFSVMMTLVLFFGFMTLLGTLLSDIIMVFVDPRIRID; encoded by the coding sequence ATGTGGAAAACAATACTTAGACGTGTCATTTTGATGATTCCTCAATTGTTTATTTTAACGATACTTGTCTTTGCGTTATCGGCTTTAATGCCTGGTGATGCTTTAACGGGGTTAATTGACCCGTCAATTACAGCAGCACAACAAGAGGCGATGCGTGAATCATTAGGATTGAATCGTCCTTGGCACGAGCGTTATATTGATTGGATGAAAGGTATCATGGTTGGTGATTTTGGTAGAAGTTTCCAACATAAACAACCTGTTACAGCAATTATTGCACAACGTGTGTGGCCTACTATTTGGTTATCATTATTCACTGTTATCGTAACGTACCTTATCGCTTTACCATTAGGTTTAATTTCTGGACGTTATCAAGATACTTGGATGGACCGTACAATCAACTTGTATAACTTTATTTCTTATTCAATGCCGTCATTTGTATTAGGATTATTGATGTTATGGATTTTTGGTTATACATTAAATTGGTTCCCAACACGTGGTACAGTTGATTCTAATGTTACTTTAGGTACGATTGAAGAAGTATTTTCAAGATTGAAGCACGTGGTGTTACCAGGGACAACATTGGCATTAATTAGTACGACAGGTACAATTCAATATTTGAGAACAGGTATTATCGATGCGAAGTCGCAAGATTATGTTCGTACTGCACGTGCTAAAGGGGTACCGGAATCTGTCGTTTATCGCCGTCATATTTTCCGTAATTCTCTTTTACCGATTGCAGCATTTCTTGGATATACGATTACTGGTTTAGTTTCAGGTGCCGTTATTACAGAACGTATTTTCTCTTATCAAGGTATGGGACAATTGTTTATCAATTCAATAACTGGGCGTGATTTCTCAGTAATGATGACTTTAGTATTGTTCTTTGGTTTCATGACCCTATTGGGAACATTATTATCGGATATTATTATGGTATTCGTTGATCCACGAATCCGTATAGATTAA
- a CDS encoding ABC transporter permease, whose product MELKEKDLVVEQELTKEEPVSLPPMGFEVIKREFLKDKVAIGALILLVLILGASILVPYFIDMDAAMKVSIFDRFLKPGVDGHILGTDEGGRDVFGMLVAGTRNSLFIGWSVTVLTAVIGIALGIISGYYGGKIDDVMMRVVDFVMVLPTLMFTIVMISITEGFSMIKLVLILSVFAWPGITRLVRTAALSEASKDYISASKTMGTRDWKIILFELLPNLSSILITNLTLSFAANIGLETGLSFLGFGLPVGTPSIGTLIGYANNPDTIENKTWVWLPAVLLVLVLMLCVNYIGQALQRAADSRQRRG is encoded by the coding sequence ATGGAATTAAAAGAAAAAGATTTAGTTGTTGAGCAAGAACTGACAAAAGAAGAGCCAGTTTCGCTTCCTCCAATGGGATTTGAAGTAATCAAGCGAGAATTTTTGAAGGATAAGGTTGCGATAGGTGCGTTAATATTATTAGTTTTAATTTTAGGAGCATCAATTTTAGTTCCATATTTTATTGATATGGACGCAGCGATGAAAGTTAGTATTTTTGATCGCTTTTTAAAACCAGGTGTTGATGGTCATATCTTAGGTACTGATGAAGGTGGACGTGATGTGTTCGGTATGTTAGTTGCCGGTACACGTAATTCATTATTCATCGGCTGGTCAGTAACAGTTCTTACTGCAGTAATTGGGATTGCCTTAGGGATTATTTCTGGTTACTATGGTGGAAAAATTGATGATGTGATGATGCGTGTAGTTGACTTCGTTATGGTATTACCAACGCTTATGTTTACTATTGTAATGATTTCAATTACTGAAGGTTTCAGTATGATAAAATTAGTTTTAATTTTATCTGTATTTGCTTGGCCGGGGATAACACGTTTAGTGCGTACGGCAGCATTAAGTGAGGCTTCTAAAGATTATATTAGTGCATCAAAAACAATGGGAACACGTGATTGGAAAATTATCTTGTTTGAGTTATTACCAAACTTGAGTTCTATCTTAATTACGAACTTAACATTGAGTTTCGCAGCTAATATCGGTTTGGAAACTGGTTTAAGTTTCTTAGGATTTGGTTTACCAGTCGGAACACCGTCAATTGGGACATTAATCGGTTATGCCAATAATCCAGATACAATTGAAAATAAAACATGGGTATGGTTACCAGCTGTATTATTAGTATTAGTATTAATGCTATGTGTTAACTATATCGGACAAGCATTACAGCGTGCAGCTGATTCACGTCAACGTCGTGGATAA
- a CDS encoding competence/damage-inducible protein A, whose translation MNVELMSVGTELLLGDIVNTNTAYLSKQLANLGINVFKQTTVGDNPKRLSQALDMAFKTADTIIITGGLGPTDDDISREVAASYFGYELIYHEEIWQQIITYLTHNRKGVLISENNRKQAYVPEHTKILTNHQGTAPGLIIEKENQRIILLPGPPNEMKAMFEESVIPYLRQYSDKQFVSAYIRFFGIGESALEMKIKTLLDSQTNPTMALYAKTGEVLLRVTASGDNEAKCREIMKPIIEQLQSEVGEYIYLIGDERVAETQTEMHRVVAQLLLEKQLSISIAESITGGAITSSLVEQSGISQVLKEGIVCYSNQSKVETLGVNADTIEKYGAVSEQTAREMVIGVAKRLNSDVAIASTGIAGPTSDGTDKPVGLVYIATYVKGKVNVKEYHLFGNRALICERASRIALNQLRLHILDK comes from the coding sequence ATGAATGTAGAATTAATGTCAGTCGGCACAGAATTGTTATTGGGTGATATTGTCAATACGAATACTGCTTATTTATCAAAGCAATTGGCGAATTTAGGTATCAATGTATTTAAGCAAACAACAGTGGGAGATAATCCTAAACGCTTGTCACAAGCATTGGATATGGCATTTAAAACAGCGGATACGATTATTATTACAGGTGGTTTAGGCCCAACTGATGATGATATTAGCCGAGAAGTAGCAGCGTCTTACTTTGGTTATGAATTGATTTATCATGAAGAAATTTGGCAACAAATTATTACATATTTAACGCATAATCGCAAAGGTGTACTCATATCAGAAAATAATCGTAAACAGGCATATGTGCCGGAACACACGAAAATATTGACGAATCATCAAGGGACAGCACCTGGATTAATTATTGAAAAAGAAAATCAACGTATTATTTTATTGCCTGGCCCACCAAATGAGATGAAAGCAATGTTTGAAGAGTCAGTTATTCCCTATTTAAGACAGTATTCCGATAAACAATTTGTATCGGCATATATTCGTTTCTTTGGAATTGGTGAGTCAGCACTTGAGATGAAAATAAAGACATTATTGGACAGTCAAACCAATCCAACAATGGCACTCTATGCTAAAACAGGTGAAGTTTTATTGCGTGTAACAGCATCAGGTGATAATGAAGCGAAATGTCGAGAAATCATGAAACCAATCATAGAGCAGTTACAATCAGAAGTGGGAGAGTATATTTATTTAATTGGCGATGAGCGTGTCGCTGAAACGCAAACTGAAATGCATCGTGTAGTTGCACAACTCTTATTAGAAAAGCAATTATCAATTAGTATCGCCGAGTCAATTACTGGTGGAGCAATTACGTCTTCTTTAGTGGAACAGAGTGGTATTTCTCAAGTGCTAAAAGAGGGGATTGTTTGCTATTCCAATCAATCTAAAGTTGAAACATTGGGTGTCAACGCCGATACAATTGAGAAGTACGGTGCAGTGAGTGAGCAAACTGCTAGAGAAATGGTCATCGGTGTTGCTAAGCGATTGAATAGTGATGTAGCGATTGCCTCAACTGGTATTGCAGGGCCTACGAGTGACGGTACAGATAAACCAGTAGGCTTAGTTTATATTGCAACTTACGTTAAAGGAAAGGTCAATGTCAAAGAATATCATTTATTTGGTAATCGAGCATTGATTTGTGAACGTGCCTCTAGGATAGCTCTCAATCAACTTCGATTGCATATTTTAGATAAATAG
- a CDS encoding 5-bromo-4-chloroindolyl phosphate hydrolysis family protein, with translation MSLLLLSLAIIIGMIYGMLLGKELLKGYSLNYSYITKLSSLFLIPVLMESFFIVLLYRGVVTIFSLVVVVSAIILGVMLLSFIFGGLTRRFGQNWLTIIYYIGIVFTFMTAAFMSVEMSMSYIIDQFMASHAVIASCIAICSAPFAGIAWLISRVERHEPNNFAHVKSGKVQHYRHHGLSDSDIDFFRSQMAEAKVRIENSEKNMQAVAKLRIIETRHNTIDVAKQFFKDIVAEPARLPQAGIFMNKLLPSLEDLTAKYVEISNHVAKNKQTYLILDKSASTIEKICESITEQYLQFHQSVYNDLDDEIKLANKNLYKASETLKEENVDSLVEDPFAFDDFE, from the coding sequence ATGTCATTATTGTTACTAAGTCTGGCTATCATTATTGGAATGATATACGGTATGTTACTAGGGAAAGAGCTGCTTAAAGGGTATTCACTGAATTATTCTTATATTACGAAGTTATCTTCATTATTTCTTATTCCTGTATTAATGGAGAGTTTTTTCATTGTATTACTTTATCGAGGAGTAGTGACAATTTTTAGTTTGGTCGTAGTTGTTTCGGCAATTATTTTAGGTGTGATGTTACTTAGTTTTATTTTTGGTGGATTAACACGAAGATTTGGACAAAATTGGTTAACGATTATTTATTATATAGGGATTGTCTTTACGTTCATGACAGCCGCTTTCATGTCTGTCGAAATGTCTATGTCATATATCATTGATCAATTTATGGCATCGCATGCCGTTATAGCATCTTGCATTGCCATTTGTTCTGCCCCATTTGCAGGAATAGCTTGGTTAATTTCTCGAGTTGAACGACATGAACCAAATAATTTTGCTCATGTGAAATCGGGTAAAGTACAACATTATCGTCATCATGGTTTATCGGATAGTGATATTGATTTCTTCCGTAGTCAAATGGCTGAAGCGAAAGTTCGTATTGAAAATAGTGAAAAAAATATGCAGGCTGTTGCAAAATTACGTATTATTGAAACACGTCACAATACGATTGATGTTGCTAAACAATTTTTCAAAGATATTGTTGCAGAACCAGCACGTTTGCCACAAGCGGGTATTTTTATGAATAAGTTATTGCCGTCATTGGAAGATTTAACAGCTAAATATGTTGAAATTTCGAATCATGTGGCGAAAAATAAACAAACGTATCTGATTTTAGATAAAAGTGCGTCAACGATTGAAAAAATTTGTGAATCAATTACAGAACAATATTTACAATTTCATCAATCGGTTTACAATGATTTAGATGATGAAATCAAATTAGCAAATAAAAATTTATATAAAGCAAGTGAAACATTAAAAGAAGAAAATGTAGACTCTTTAGTAGAAGACCCATTTGCCTTTGATGATTTTGAATAG
- a CDS encoding toxic anion resistance protein has product MSEKNTESLFDELVNETTTSAVDDLLANPFDEKESVSNNSVQNDLLDAQMLSKRAITTEKLIHRLPEHRQKQAYDLAKQIDETNMNAVIAYGSNAQKKLSEFSHSMLMQVQMKDTGEIGDVLTDLMQQLNRSNPRELTAEPNVFKRLFAKVKTSVAETQIQYQKIGSQIDKVAIRLEREKNELLNDNIMLEQLYNKNKDYFEALNIYIAAGEVKMQELQEKIIPEAIEKAKESNSQMDVQIVNDLNQFLDRLDKRTHDLRLTRQMTIQQAPQIRMIQNTNQALAEKIQVSVHTAIPLWENQITIALALLRQQNAAITQRQVSETTNDLLLRNSEMLKQSAIDTARESERGVIDIETLQKTQANLIATLEETLQIQTEGRRQRALAEQELQAMELDLRDKLMRITSEQQAMKPSGE; this is encoded by the coding sequence ATGAGCGAAAAAAATACAGAATCATTATTTGATGAATTAGTCAATGAAACAACGACATCAGCAGTCGATGATTTATTAGCGAATCCTTTTGATGAAAAAGAGAGCGTTTCGAATAATAGTGTACAAAATGACTTATTAGACGCACAAATGTTATCTAAACGTGCGATTACAACTGAAAAATTAATTCATCGTTTGCCTGAACATCGACAAAAACAAGCCTATGATTTGGCTAAACAAATTGATGAAACGAATATGAATGCCGTTATTGCATACGGTTCAAATGCACAAAAGAAATTAAGTGAATTTTCTCATTCTATGTTGATGCAAGTGCAAATGAAAGATACAGGTGAAATTGGCGATGTCTTAACTGATTTAATGCAGCAATTGAATCGCTCTAATCCACGTGAATTAACGGCAGAACCTAATGTCTTTAAACGTTTATTTGCCAAAGTGAAAACATCGGTTGCTGAAACACAAATTCAATATCAAAAGATTGGTAGTCAAATTGATAAGGTGGCGATTCGGTTAGAGCGTGAGAAGAATGAGTTGTTAAATGATAATATTATGCTGGAGCAATTATATAATAAAAATAAAGATTATTTTGAGGCATTGAATATTTATATCGCTGCTGGAGAAGTAAAAATGCAAGAATTGCAGGAAAAAATTATTCCAGAAGCGATTGAAAAGGCTAAAGAAAGTAATAGCCAAATGGATGTGCAAATTGTCAATGATTTAAATCAATTTCTTGACCGTTTAGATAAACGTACTCACGATTTACGTTTGACACGTCAAATGACGATTCAGCAAGCCCCACAAATCCGTATGATTCAAAATACGAATCAAGCACTCGCTGAAAAGATTCAAGTGTCAGTTCATACAGCGATTCCATTATGGGAAAATCAAATTACAATTGCTTTAGCATTATTACGTCAACAAAATGCTGCGATTACTCAACGTCAAGTATCTGAAACAACCAATGATTTATTACTACGAAATTCTGAAATGTTGAAACAAAGTGCGATTGATACTGCACGTGAATCTGAACGAGGTGTAATTGATATTGAAACCTTACAGAAAACGCAAGCGAATTTGATTGCAACATTAGAAGAAACCTTGCAAATTCAAACAGAAGGACGTCGTCAGCGTGCCTTAGCAGAACAAGAGTTACAAGCAATGGAATTAGATTTGCGTGATAAATTAATGCGTATTACATCGGAGCAACAAGCGATGAAACCGAGTGGTGAGTGA
- a CDS encoding DeoR/GlpR transcriptional regulator, whose product MPAIERRLQILKILQAKKFTTTKYLEQQLFCSTSTLRRELIKLEKDGKIIRTHGEVQLASDSNIEFSYHTRKTEQSCSKEIISDIAATFLTNNLSIFLDSSTTAANLIPHLEKYTNLRIITNGLVSALTLCNMDNVSLYFAGGYINYNTQSSLGNFATTFLDNFHADLAIFSCRGLDRFGIYEANPEQALIKKKMIENSDTNILLADNTKFNTSHYFKLANYQHIDYIITNSVPSDSFLDSVGSQCEILW is encoded by the coding sequence ATGCCGGCAATTGAAAGACGATTACAAATTTTGAAAATTCTACAAGCAAAAAAATTTACAACGACCAAATATTTAGAACAACAATTATTTTGCAGCACTTCTACATTAAGACGAGAACTTATAAAGCTAGAGAAAGATGGGAAAATCATTCGCACACATGGCGAAGTACAATTAGCCAGTGATAGCAATATTGAATTCAGCTATCATACCCGTAAAACAGAACAGTCATGCTCTAAGGAAATTATTTCAGATATTGCTGCTACTTTTTTAACCAATAATTTATCAATTTTCTTAGATAGTTCTACTACCGCAGCCAATCTAATTCCACATCTTGAAAAATATACCAATTTAAGGATTATTACAAATGGTTTAGTTTCGGCCTTAACATTATGTAATATGGATAATGTGTCACTTTACTTTGCTGGAGGATACATCAATTACAATACCCAATCTTCTCTGGGTAATTTCGCTACTACTTTCCTTGATAATTTTCACGCTGATTTAGCAATTTTTAGCTGCCGTGGCTTAGATCGCTTCGGTATATATGAAGCTAATCCTGAACAAGCTTTAATTAAAAAGAAAATGATTGAAAATTCAGACACTAATATACTATTAGCCGATAATACAAAATTTAATACTTCTCATTATTTTAAGCTTGCAAATTATCAACACATTGACTACATTATCACCAATTCTGTTCCATCTGATTCTTTTTTAGACTCCGTTGGCAGTCAATGTGAAATTTTATGGTAA
- a CDS encoding class II aldolase/adducin family protein, with the protein MTESEQIIREQICDVCHKMWQLGWVAANDGNVSVRLNENELLATPTGMSKSFITPEKLVKLNMKGEILEAQEGYRPSSEIKMHIRCYEERSDVKAVVHAHPPIATSFALAHIPLDTYSLIESAIVIGSVPITPFGVPSTMEVPDAITPYLPDHDVMLLENHGALAVGSDVITAFYRMETLELVAKSTFHARMLLSTKGLEEKEIPRETLERLFNMRANYKVTGTHPGYRKYNADGTVKED; encoded by the coding sequence ATGACGGAATCTGAACAAATTATTCGTGAACAAATATGCGATGTGTGCCATAAAATGTGGCAATTAGGCTGGGTAGCGGCGAATGATGGGAATGTTTCAGTGCGATTGAACGAGAATGAACTTTTAGCGACGCCTACTGGAATGAGCAAAAGTTTTATTACACCGGAAAAATTAGTGAAGTTGAATATGAAGGGAGAAATCCTGGAGGCACAAGAGGGGTATCGTCCGTCGAGTGAAATAAAAATGCATATTCGTTGTTATGAGGAGCGCTCTGATGTTAAAGCAGTGGTACATGCTCATCCACCGATTGCAACAAGTTTTGCTTTAGCGCATATTCCATTGGATACGTATTCATTAATTGAAAGCGCTATTGTGATTGGGTCTGTGCCAATTACACCATTTGGAGTTCCGAGTACAATGGAAGTTCCAGATGCTATTACACCATATTTACCAGATCATGATGTTATGTTATTGGAAAATCATGGAGCATTGGCAGTTGGTAGCGATGTGATTACCGCATTTTATCGTATGGAAACATTAGAATTAGTAGCGAAATCTACTTTCCATGCACGAATGTTATTATCGACAAAGGGACTTGAGGAGAAAGAAATTCCGCGTGAAACATTAGAACGCTTGTTTAATATGCGTGCAAATTATAAAGTAACCGGAACACATCCTGGTTATCGGAAATATAATGCCGATGGTACAGTAAAAGAAGATTAA